From a region of the Benincasa hispida cultivar B227 unplaced genomic scaffold, ASM972705v1 Contig762, whole genome shotgun sequence genome:
- the LOC120070027 gene encoding uncharacterized protein LOC120070027 isoform X1 has translation MENKIKDCLNPRKRFIGSFPFHPAIVVLVGFLSSNPSYQIISFNSILPIRKFMATLNGKVTYSSLSNVGKVNRVHNDDEDCDSLWAMPNGSAPFQNSKFSVESEDFIEDECDSSDEFDIPKQNSVRPEVNLKNVLNGMFAILTGANKPSDVSSDKQVPSSNISFLGSEKNGDTYLHSSVYIPSAPPLLEPNMINYTAYKDVLEAEPPEWLPDSSSSICMQCTAPFTAITRGRHHCRFCGGIFCRACSKGRCLMPVKFRERNPQRVCDACYDRLDPLQGVLINSISNAVQRAKHDVMDWTCSRGWLNLPIGLSMEHEIYKASKTLRGYFQVSRLNPEKSIPLAVLKGAKGLAILTVAKGGVLVAYKFGTGLVIARRSDGSWSAPSAILSVGLGWGAQIGGELMDFIIVLHNSKAVKTFCSRMHFSLGAGCSVAAGPVGRVLEADLRAGDRGSGMCYTYSCSKGILIRLCIFCLTWKFFFDSTLVSSSSEN, from the exons atggaaaataaaataaaagattgcTTGAATCCTCGAAAGAGATTCATCGGTTCTTTCCCATTTCATCCCGCCATCGTCGTTCTCGTCGGTTTTCTCAGCTCAAACCCTAGCTACCAAATCATTTCCTTCAACTCAATTCTTCCTATCAGAAAG TTCATGGCTACCTTAAACGGGAAAGTTACATATTCTTCCCTTTCTAATGTTGGAAAGGTGAACAGAGTTCACAATGATGATGAAGATTGTGATTCTCTATGGGCCATGCCTAATGGTAGTGCGCCCTTTCAGAACTCAAAGTTTTCTGTTGAATCTGAAGACTTTATTGAGGATGAATGCGATTCAAGTGACGAGTTTGATATTCCAAAGCAAAATAGTGTGCGTCCTGAGGTGAATTTAAAGAATGTTTTAAATGGGATGTTTGCTATATTGACTGGTGCGAATAAACCTTCGGATGTCTCCTCGGATAAACAAGTTCCTagttcaaatatttcatttcttgGTTCTGAAAAGAATGGTGATACCTATTTGCACTCCTCGGTGTACATTCCTAGTGCCCCACCTCTTCTCGAGCCGAATATGATTAATTATACTGCTTATAAAGATGTTTTGGAGGCTGAGCCCCCAGAATGGCTTCCAGATAGTTCTTCTTCAATTTGTATGCAATGTACTGCCCCTTTTACTGCAATCACTCGCGGTAGGCATCATTGTCGATTTTGTGGAGGGATTTTCTGCCGAGCCTGTTCAAAAGGGAGGTGTTTGATGCCCGTTAAGTTCAGAGAGAGAAATCCACAGAGGGTATGTGATGCCTGCTATGACAGGCTTGATCCTTTACAGGGTGTACTTATTAACAGCATTAGCAATGCTGTGCAAAGGGCGAAACATGATGTGATGGACTGGACGTGTTCAAGAGGGTGGTTGAATCTTCCTATTGGTCTGTCCATGGAACATGAGATATACAAAGCATCCAAAACGCTAAGAGGATACTTCCAG GTCTCTAGACTAAATCCTGAAAAGTCTATACCCTTGGCTGTACTGAAGGGGGCCAAAGGTCTTGCTATTTTGACAGTCGCTAAAGGTGGAGTGTTGGTGGCTTACAAATTTGGCACTGGTTTGGTAATTGCCCGAAGGTCGGATGGTTCATGGTCTGCCCCATCAGCTATATTATCTGTTGGATTGGGATGGGGTGCCCAG ATTGGTGGTGAGCTCATGGATTTCATAATCGTGCTTCATAATTCAAAAGCTGTCAAGACATTCTGCAGCCGAATGCACTTTTCTCTTGGTGCTGGGTGTAGTGTTGCTGCTGGACCTGTTGGTAGAGTGTTGGAAGCAGATCTTCGAGCTGGAGATAGAGGTTCTGGCATGTGCTATACATATAGCTGTAGCAAAGGTATCCTGATTAGATTGTGCATTTTCTGTTTAACTTGGAAGTTTTTTTTCGACAGCACTCTTGTTTCTAGCTCATCTGAGAACTAA
- the LOC120070027 gene encoding uncharacterized protein LOC120070027 isoform X2, whose protein sequence is MATLNGKVTYSSLSNVGKVNRVHNDDEDCDSLWAMPNGSAPFQNSKFSVESEDFIEDECDSSDEFDIPKQNSVRPEVNLKNVLNGMFAILTGANKPSDVSSDKQVPSSNISFLGSEKNGDTYLHSSVYIPSAPPLLEPNMINYTAYKDVLEAEPPEWLPDSSSSICMQCTAPFTAITRGRHHCRFCGGIFCRACSKGRCLMPVKFRERNPQRVCDACYDRLDPLQGVLINSISNAVQRAKHDVMDWTCSRGWLNLPIGLSMEHEIYKASKTLRGYFQVSRLNPEKSIPLAVLKGAKGLAILTVAKGGVLVAYKFGTGLVIARRSDGSWSAPSAILSVGLGWGAQIGGELMDFIIVLHNSKAVKTFCSRMHFSLGAGCSVAAGPVGRVLEADLRAGDRGSGMCYTYSCSKGILIRLCIFCLTWKFFFDSTLVSSSSEN, encoded by the exons ATGGCTACCTTAAACGGGAAAGTTACATATTCTTCCCTTTCTAATGTTGGAAAGGTGAACAGAGTTCACAATGATGATGAAGATTGTGATTCTCTATGGGCCATGCCTAATGGTAGTGCGCCCTTTCAGAACTCAAAGTTTTCTGTTGAATCTGAAGACTTTATTGAGGATGAATGCGATTCAAGTGACGAGTTTGATATTCCAAAGCAAAATAGTGTGCGTCCTGAGGTGAATTTAAAGAATGTTTTAAATGGGATGTTTGCTATATTGACTGGTGCGAATAAACCTTCGGATGTCTCCTCGGATAAACAAGTTCCTagttcaaatatttcatttcttgGTTCTGAAAAGAATGGTGATACCTATTTGCACTCCTCGGTGTACATTCCTAGTGCCCCACCTCTTCTCGAGCCGAATATGATTAATTATACTGCTTATAAAGATGTTTTGGAGGCTGAGCCCCCAGAATGGCTTCCAGATAGTTCTTCTTCAATTTGTATGCAATGTACTGCCCCTTTTACTGCAATCACTCGCGGTAGGCATCATTGTCGATTTTGTGGAGGGATTTTCTGCCGAGCCTGTTCAAAAGGGAGGTGTTTGATGCCCGTTAAGTTCAGAGAGAGAAATCCACAGAGGGTATGTGATGCCTGCTATGACAGGCTTGATCCTTTACAGGGTGTACTTATTAACAGCATTAGCAATGCTGTGCAAAGGGCGAAACATGATGTGATGGACTGGACGTGTTCAAGAGGGTGGTTGAATCTTCCTATTGGTCTGTCCATGGAACATGAGATATACAAAGCATCCAAAACGCTAAGAGGATACTTCCAG GTCTCTAGACTAAATCCTGAAAAGTCTATACCCTTGGCTGTACTGAAGGGGGCCAAAGGTCTTGCTATTTTGACAGTCGCTAAAGGTGGAGTGTTGGTGGCTTACAAATTTGGCACTGGTTTGGTAATTGCCCGAAGGTCGGATGGTTCATGGTCTGCCCCATCAGCTATATTATCTGTTGGATTGGGATGGGGTGCCCAG ATTGGTGGTGAGCTCATGGATTTCATAATCGTGCTTCATAATTCAAAAGCTGTCAAGACATTCTGCAGCCGAATGCACTTTTCTCTTGGTGCTGGGTGTAGTGTTGCTGCTGGACCTGTTGGTAGAGTGTTGGAAGCAGATCTTCGAGCTGGAGATAGAGGTTCTGGCATGTGCTATACATATAGCTGTAGCAAAGGTATCCTGATTAGATTGTGCATTTTCTGTTTAACTTGGAAGTTTTTTTTCGACAGCACTCTTGTTTCTAGCTCATCTGAGAACTAA